In the Burkholderia multivorans ATCC BAA-247 genome, CCGCTCGGCGCGCCGTGTTCCCGACGCCCCGCATGCCGTCGCCGGCATGCGGGGCGTTCGTCATGATGGGCCCGCGCGCCGCGCGAGCCGACCTGCGCAACGGAAGCGGTTTACAATCGATCGCATCGGACCCGGCGCCTGCGCGGCCCGCTGCGCCGCTCCCGTTCCACAGGATGCCCACGATGCCCACGACTTCAGCGAATCCTCCGGTTCCCCGCCAGCGACGCGTGCAGTGCGCGAGCGCCGCCGGCCTTCATCACGTCGCGTATACCGAGTGGGGCGATCCCGCGAACCCGCGCGTGCTCGTGTGCGTGCACGGGCTCACGCGATCGGGGCGCGATTTCGACCGGCTCGCGGCGGCGCTGTCCGACGTGTATCGCGTCGTCTGTCCCGACGTCGTCGGACGCGGGCGTTCCGACTGGCTCGCCGATCCGCGGCACTATGCGATTCCGCAATACGTGGCCGACATGGTGACGCTGATCGCGCGCGCCGACGTCGAAACGGTCGACTGGTTCGGCACGTCGATGGGCGGACTGATCGGCATTGCGCTGGCCGGGCTGCCCGGCTCGCCGATCCGCCGGATGATCGTCAACGACGTCGGTCCGCACATCGAGCCGGAATCGCTGACGCGCATCGGCGAATACCTCGGCGTGCAGCCGCGCTTTGCGACCGAGCAGGAAGGAATCGACTACCTGACGTCGCTGTCGCTGCCGTTCGGCGCGCTGAGCGACGACGAATGGCGCGCGCTGAACGCGCCGCTGCTGCGCGAGCTGCCCGAAGGCGGCTGGACGATCCGCTACGATCCGCGCATCGCCGAGCCGTTCAAGGCGACGACGCCCGAGCTGGCCGCGCTCGGCGAAGCCGCGTTGTGGCGTGCGATCGAGACGACCGACGCGACGCTGCTCGTCGTGCGCGGCGCCGAATCGGACCTGCTGTCGCGCGAGACCGTCGCCGACATGGTGCGGCGCGGCCGGCATGTGACGCACGCGGAAATCCCCGGCGTCGGGCATGCGCCCGCGTTCGTCGACGCCGAGCAGATCGCGCTTGCGCGGCGGTTTTTCGTCGAAACGGGCACATAAACGCGTCATAATATGCGGTTCGGCGGCACGCGCAGCGTGGCCGCGACAACCTTCACCCATCATTTACGACCGGAACATTTCATGGCAGTCATTCGTCACCACGTCGGGCCGCGCCTGTCCGAAACCGCGATCCACAACGGTACCGTGTACCTGTCCGGCCAGATCGCCGAAGACACCACGCAGGACATCCGCGGCCAGACGCGCGAAGTGCTCGGCCATATCGATCGCCTGCTCGCCGAAGCGAACAGCGACAAGGCTCATCTGCTGTCCGTGCAGATCTACCTGTCCGATCTCGCGAACTTCGAGGGCATGAACGCCGAGTGGGACGCATGGGTCGCGCCGGGCAACACGCCGCCGCGCGCAACGGTCGAGGCGAAGCTTGCCGATCCGGCGCTGCTCGTCGAGATCGTCGTCGTCGCCGCGCAGCGGAGCTGATCCGCGTCGAGATGACCGTATTCCGTCAGGCCGTGCGATGACCGAGTCCGTATCCGCTTCCTCCGTCGCGGCGCCGTCGTTCGACGACGTGCTCGCGTTCGTGCGCGAGCGGGCCGGCGACGCGTGTCTCGCGTCGGGCGAGCGGCTCGCCGATCACGCGGCCGGCACCGCGGCGATCATGCGCACGCTGAACGTGGACCCGCCTGCGATGCAGGCGGCCGCGCTGTTCGCGCTGACGCCGCATCTGAGCGACCCCGAACGCGAACTGACGGAGCGCTTCGGCGACGAAGTCGCGCGGCTCGTGGCCGACGTGCGCAAGCTGTTGCGGCTCGGCACGGTCAGCTTGCGCGCGGCGCAGCACGCCGCGCCCGAGGCGGGCCGCGATGCGGCCCAGCAGCGGCGCGCGCAGATCGAGGCGCTGCGCAAGATGCTGCTCGCGTTCGCGCAGGACATCCGCGTCGTGCTGATCCGGCTCGCGTCGCGGCTGCAGTCGCTGCGCTACTACGCGGCGGCGAAGCTCGAGCCGCCGCCGGAGGTCGCGCGCGAGACGCTCGAGATCTATGCGCCGCTCGCGAACCGCCTCGGCATCTGGCAACTGAAGTGGGAGCTCGAGGATCTCGCGTTCCGCTTCGAGGATCCGATCACCTACAAGCGCATCGCCAAGCTGCTCGACGAGAAGCGCGCGGAGCGCGAGGCCTATGTCGCGCAGGCGATCGAGCGGCTGCAGCAGGAGCTGGCCGCCGCGAACGTGCAGGCCGACGTCAGCGGCCGGCCGAAGCACATCTACAGCATCTGGCGCAAGATGCGCGGCAAGGAGCTCGATTTTTCCGAGCTGTACGACGTGCGCGCGTTCCGCGTGATCGTGCCGGACATCAAGGATTGCTACGCGGTGCTCGGCATCGTGCACCACCTGTGGCAGCCGGTGCCGAAGGAATTCGACGACTACATCTCGCGGCCCAAGCCGAACGGCTACAAGTCGCTGCATACGGTCGTGATCGGCGACGACGGCCGC is a window encoding:
- a CDS encoding alpha/beta fold hydrolase, whose amino-acid sequence is MPTTSANPPVPRQRRVQCASAAGLHHVAYTEWGDPANPRVLVCVHGLTRSGRDFDRLAAALSDVYRVVCPDVVGRGRSDWLADPRHYAIPQYVADMVTLIARADVETVDWFGTSMGGLIGIALAGLPGSPIRRMIVNDVGPHIEPESLTRIGEYLGVQPRFATEQEGIDYLTSLSLPFGALSDDEWRALNAPLLRELPEGGWTIRYDPRIAEPFKATTPELAALGEAALWRAIETTDATLLVVRGAESDLLSRETVADMVRRGRHVTHAEIPGVGHAPAFVDAEQIALARRFFVETGT
- a CDS encoding RidA family protein: MAVIRHHVGPRLSETAIHNGTVYLSGQIAEDTTQDIRGQTREVLGHIDRLLAEANSDKAHLLSVQIYLSDLANFEGMNAEWDAWVAPGNTPPRATVEAKLADPALLVEIVVVAAQRS